From Oryzias melastigma strain HK-1 linkage group LG17, ASM292280v2, whole genome shotgun sequence:
aattgttgtgaatcaggaacctgggaaaataaatgcagtttaaaaaagatcatatttgtgacgtagaaaatttGGTGGGTGGGGCtacaagctcccagctccgccccattctgatcatccactcacagacaaatagaaccatgaacgtctttgttttcctggtctgatctggagtctggatcagaaccgaaCGGCTGATCATTattgttgctaatgttagctggggggtgtgaggggctgtaagctagtgggacagTGTAAACAGATAGCTCTCTGTtttgggtgatgggaaggggggcggggttactccatgtcacaactcagaggtgaatatctaaactcctgccgctctgcagaaactatgtcctagaaaacgacagtcCTTTTTTTCGGTTTGGTCTAAAAACCATCATGATCATCAGTAAGACTCCAGGGAACGCTTTGAGAACACATCAGGAGATGGTGGAGGGAGACTGTcctgctgctggttctggtcctGACTGTCCCTCTCCTCCAGGTGACCCCTGCACCGTGTCTTCTCAGCTGGAACTGGAGGAAGCTCTGCGTCTTTATGAGCTCAACAAAGACTCGGAGCTCATCATTCACGGTGAGACCATTTTTAACAAGAaccaactttttgtttttaatgtaacctGTCTGAGTCCAAACTAGAACTAGAACCTCATGTGGTCTTCATCCAAACTCTTTATTTAAAGACACAACCTCTGGAGAACTCTTCCTCCTTTGTTCCTCAGAAGGAGCATCAGTTCTATGAAGGTGATCCATGGATTGAAAAACCACGTTTGCTTGTCCTGCCGTTGAACAGAGAGACGGTCACTCTGAGCCCAAACCACCATCCCTCCACCGCCGTGTTTGTGTCTTACGGTCATTCCTGTACCTTTGATCTTTGTATttctagaccaggagtctgaaACCACCTTTGACTCCTTCATTGTGGGTCTGTGGTtcatgaagaataaaaacacaaccagaattaagggacagcagattttctatttttaaataaatttaaggatttaaattgtgccaaataattaaaaaaatactgtaaaagtCAATGAATTgtgtgattctcctgctcctttctgtacatttttttcacacaaaactaaatcccactttcagagatttcaacaaattatcaaaatgttcagctcgttcacgacatcactgcttgtatttttgatattcataaactttgtttttgaaatattgagcaaaatattccccctaagaaataaatgagaaattgtttgAATCTTCTAAAACTTTGTGCACTATAAAACTTCAGCGTACTTCCTGCTGGagacatttaaactttaaaatgttcagcaactactggaTTATTGAGggtagtttggagtttagcttttattctagcagcatgctagctgtttttggctaattttgacaaaatgtaaataaattggcaacattagatatttttcctgttttttaggcttattagtcatttagctaacattttagcattatgctagctgttttggctaacttagacattttttcgttttttttaggctaatttggagtttagctaatattttaacaatatgctagctgtttttttttgtgcaaaaattagacatttttcccttgttaatttttttttttgctgacttGTCATTTAGCTTATATTGTAGCAATCTTTgggcttcagcatcttcagctaaccATCAGTGTCAGCATTCTCAGCTCCCACATTAGATTATCACGGGTGGTGTTATATATCTAggtagctctgatttaattttggcttGTTAGAATTGCAAATATCTGACTGAAATgcaccacaaatggtaaaataaaccttATTAAATCACAGTTTTATCACAAActtctgcatttgctgcattgagatgatctgATGTGACACAGGACGTCTTTTATATTCAAAGGGAGTCATGAACAGAAATGACTGTTGAAAGTAGTACTATTTAGTAATAGTATTTtcccctttatttatttatttattcattcatatatatatatatttctatacgaAAATGTCAAATCAGTGTCTCTATTTTCTAAAGTCAGACTCTGTGGTCATTTAGAAGTCCACTCCGATGACTCGgtttgaaggttgcagaccctgttCTGGACGGCAGCCGTTTTCACccagttttggtgttttagctTCAATAAGTTGATGAGCGACAGATGGTTTCTGATCTCTTTCCTCACTCGGGTGGTTCGGGTGGAGCTGCTCCTCCAGGGTTTAACTTCAGGAGCGTTTCTCAGGTTTCCTCTGCGGATGGTCCGACCGGCGTCCTTCAGGACGAGTCACAGCGGCTGCTTCTTTGCATGCTCCGTTTCTGCTCATTTAGCTTCAGCCAATGAAACCTCAGGCTAGGAATCATGTTTGACAGGCTTTGTCAGAGCACATCACCGGCTCCGGCTGTCACTCATGTTTTTCCTCCATTAGGCGAGGACCAGAGCGGGCGGCGTTCCCCGCTAGgctttataaatatttacttatttgttgGGACGTCACGGGGATGCTCAAACACAAACTctttaacacgatcattccggTAGATTGTGATGGAGAAAAGCCGCTCGTCGaggcgcttttctccttcacaacctactggaatgatcgtgttaacaattagaacatttacagtaaatcaaagaacataaagagagaagctccggtgttaaagggttaaaaaggcTTTGGAGTTGGAGGTTCACTCAGACATTTGAATGACAGGCTGTGTTTGGGTAAACATGTCGCCTTGAGGGGGCGGGCTCCAGAAAATTGATCAAATCACAGATGACGGCTCCATCTCTCTGCTCGTTAAGAGGTCGTTAGGTCATCCTCTTCATGTTGAGGAGGTGAAGCGTCTCCTCTgctctcctgtccgtcctgctgctgcagatcctCGTCGGATCAGCTGATCTTCATGTCCTGATTTAATCCATACCTCCAGGTTTTCTCCTCTCTGAGTCTGTGTGTTTTCTTCCAGTGTTCCCGTGTGTCCCGGATAAGCCGGGGATGGCATGTGCGGGAGAAGACAGTGAGTTCCACCTTTTCCTTCTGCTGCGTTCCATGATGGATCCATGCGAAGCGTACAGAGGAATCTGTTCATCTATATGTGCTCCAATACGGGTCAACCCGACCCGCACACACCCCACAGTTTTACATTTCATAACAATTATTTCAAGCATGTTACGAAAATCAACTCGGCTTTaaccaaaaatatgaatattttttctactttagacAAAAGTAAACATGAGTTCTTAGAAATAAGTCACTGAAAGAATAagcttcaaatcttttttttttttttttagtaatgattacattttattttgtcaaatatgtGAATTTCTGGTTGAGAATCTCCTGAAACCGTAgaataaactgtaaagtttatcttctgaCGTTACACTAAACAGGCCTGTGTGATCTAAGAATCCTCTGGGccaaaatattgttaaaaagtttgattttcttcaggatttgtttaaaacaaaagaagatttGACGCGCATATTACCATTTGCtacacaaacattttgaacccaaaatcaaagatagggcaaAGCCAGATGAGGTactacgcatctaaaaacatttgtattttttagagaAGGACGTCTGTACTTTGACTTAAGATTGAAACTAACCGCCGCCATGCGGTTGATGTTCGGTGTGAACACAACTTTAGTTCAAGCAGCATCAAAGATCTTCAGAATCTGTTCTGTTGTGGTTTTAGTGGTTTATGCTGAAGCGGTTTGAAGGTTCGTGTTGAGTCTGACTTGTGTCCTCTCAGAGTCCATCTATCGCCGCGGCGCCCGGCGCTGGAGGAAGCTTTACTACGCGAACGGCCACGTTTTCCAGGCCAAGCGCTTTAACAGGGTAAGACGTCGATTTCCTCGCCGAGTCCGGTTCCTCCAGAAGCATCTGAACTGTTgatgacccctccccccacagCGGGCTCACTGCGCCATCTGCACCGACCGCATCTGGGGTCTCGGACGCCAAGGATACAAATGCATCAACTGCAAACTGCTGGTGCACAAGAAGTGCCACAAGCTGGTGACGATGGAGTGCGGCAGGCCGGTGATGCAGGTGAGGACGGACAGCGGCGAGCGTCTTTGTCGGTCATCGCTGACGCTAACTCGCATATGTctaagtcgaggcccgggggccggatccggccctccgagtaattctatccggccctccagatcattttgttttattgttattaatgacccgatgttatcttgagctcatttctaactcgtataattttgacaaaatatattttaatggagggtaaaatattgaaagttatttaaggtttaagttgatttattctggaataatattcctgcctttttattattcagaattatgttaaaattttacagttttaaaaattgtcattctgctaactttttggactattttgacatttactaagatttatttcggctgttttggcatttagctaatattttagctggctatcagcttcagtgtttttaactatcaatttcagcatcttcagcagccaaattttaaagtcttaaaaatgtggtttgacCCCCCTCTTCTAACCTGTGACCGATTCTGTCTAGGACACATTAATGCCCGGCCCTCCATCAGGCCCCTTGGAACCCGCGGATCACCAAGGTAACAGCAACACACGTTTCCTCTGTTCTTCGCTCTGAGAACCTCAGTGAGGTCACATGACGTCTGAGTCCTCCCCTCTGGAGAACCGAGAAACGCCACGCTTCAATGGCGAGGCGTTATGACCATGAACATGACCTCAAACGTTCCTCTCTACGAACCTTCTCGGTTCAGGGCGGCCCACTTTGATCAGCTGcttttgggggtggggggcttcAGCTCCAAGCTTAAGTCCAGTCAGGCGGTTGAGAACCGACAGGGCTTAAAGTCCAAGCCGGAGGGCGCCCTCGCCGCCGTGAACGGCTCTGACAGGAACCTGAAAGCGTTTGTCGCCTCCGGAGCTGAGGATCTGTTTTAGAGAAGCTCCGACGCCTTCCGCGCTGCGAGGAGTCTGTCTGACGCTGAGCAGAGCTGTGAACGAAGCACGACTGTCTCACATTCTCCTTCCTGTCTGTGAACCCCCCCACGCTGTCtgacaccccccctccccctcttctgTTCAGGCTCGCAGCACAAAGACTCTCGAGAAAGTTTGGAGGACTatgtggaggagaaggaggtgaGTGATGAGGGGAGGAGCTTACCTGTAGTTCAGGTGTGATGGAGAGGCCGACGCCCCCTCAGGGCTGAGCTGTGGGTTCAATTCACAAATCGAGATCAACGATTCTCAAAACAAACCACGATTCTGACAGGGTTTCTGTGGAGTCTTAGAAAGTCTTAAAGTCTTAAAGTCTTAGAAAGTCTTTAGAGTTTatgaatgtggaaaaaaaatctttaaaacgaataaaataatgtttttatagcTGCCTGAAAATTGTGCTGTTTGAAACTGCTCTGTTACACATTTCTTGtctaaaatctaatttttcaaCCGTgataatttgatcaaataatggAAACAAACTATTATGCACCAAAATGATGATTTCTGACGactggtttaaaaaagaaaaaagcgtCACAGAACAAACCAAAGGTTAGAGTTTAATCCTAAACTGGGAATGAATAAATAAGATGAGAAATAggtcttaatttttgacatgcGTGACCTTAAGGTcctaaaaagtctgaaattgaattttaagaaacttgtaggaaccctgactattttatgtttgtatgaaaattaaaatctgtatttattaGAGCTgggatttgattaaaaaaaaaaaaaacaaattaattacaaACCTAAAAATTTTAATTCCGAATATTCTTTTTAAGTTACGGTATTATCTGCGAATAACCACAAAATGAATcgcacacaaaactgtacacttacatttatttttaattaatgctgtcaatcaattaagaAATGAAtcgattaatcacacttttgtgttgtgatgaaccacaacacaaaaacaggtcagacagaaaatgtttccttcatttttattgcctgaaatgtttaaatttatcaagtgttaacccagaaatgtaattttgagcaccaaacacatcaacagtaagatacgtagaactctaaagacttttatgttgTACTCAGAGGAAACAAAGATGTAGACGAACAGACCTGAGATATGAACAAAGAAAAGTTCTGGTGACTTCCCCGTATCACTCCGAAGAATGTTTGAAAAcgtttgtcttcattttctggacaaaaacgagAACTAAGACGTGAATTTTCTCTCTGAGCTGATGCTTCATTTAACCGATCATGACCGTCAGCATTTATGTATCGCTTTactttgctgctgcagtcgaggctcagcggCGCTtgtcgtgttaccgtgacaacggcCGGAACACgaatcaaatagtccactttttgagAGAAAGTGAACTAAACTGAAAGAAATAATAAGGTTAAAGTACTAAAAgtgattgaatatttttttaataaccatgGTTTAATTGGAATAAAACCTGACAGTGTTTTAATGCACTTTCATGTGCGTTCTAATCTGTGTTCATTAAtcacttttaatatttattcatcatttattaatttctttagatcagaatcaacaaaacagataaaaacacagatttacacGGACTGAAATGACGTTCTTCGTCGACTTCCTGATTAACTTCAGCAGGAAACGAATCCTAAACgtcactgttgttgtttttatcatctgaCAACAAATCcggaaaatgtttttcctgaaagTTCTGCTGACGATAGATCCATGacaaaaagattttcaaaatattcttgtttcctttatagttttttattcaaatagtcgACTATATTTACAAACTAAATGGAACTGAACCGAACTTTAGTCTaattatttactcattttttaatttcacttaaaagttttactttgaaatgaagAACCTTCATCGAcgctttactttgaaagtttgttttttatcatttactcaaacatttttctgtattttagagCAATAATTGCATCATGtgaagtgtatttttactatatttataaagattgcagATGAttcctaaacacaaaatctttaaacgtactgagccgcttttctctgctggaatgatcatgtttaggttgaaaagttaccataaatcaaagagcagaaacactggagctcatgTTAAAGGGATATCGGAGTACTGGGGTACTCGTTACAGTCCTAATGAGGGGGGGTCGTGTTCACTAAGATATAGGGCTGTAATATAGGAGCTAATGGAAGCAGGATGACGTCATTACTGGGATTTATGCACATTTACAAAGTGACCCCAAAGGAAATCACCTCCAGTCCAGATCCGATCAATACCCGCCGATGATGAAGGCTGAAGGGCAGGAATGATTCAGCCTCCACAGATGACTTTAGGTTGATCACACCCCCCTCCGCCCCCCCAGGCCCGCAGCAGCAGAGACACCGGCAAGTCGCCGTCCAGCCTGGGCCTGGCCGACTTCGACCTCCTGCGGGTCATCGGCAGAGGCAGCTACGCCAAGGTGCTGCTGGTGCAGCTGAAGAAGACGGAGCGCATCTACGCCATGAAGGTCGTCAAGAAGGAGCTGGTCAACGACGACGAGGTACGGAGGAGGCGGGGCCTCTTCGTGAGGCAGGGCCTGTTCATGAGGCGTTTTTACAAACCTGAGATCATCCACGGGATGTATTCAGTCAGAACAGTTTTAATGAATGCTTCATTTTTGGACCACGACAGAAAAGTAAAACCAAagcttttaatctgaaaaactCATCAGTTGGAGATAATATTACTGTGTATTACCAGAAAACTTTCTTGCTTTTCTTTCCATGTgtccagattttattttattctgctgCCAAACTGCAGATCTTAAAACCACgttcagaagaaaaactttgtcctagaacaTCAGGAGAAGCTCAGAAGCAACAGTTTAGGATTTCTGTCccattcaaaaaagaaaatttaaaaatatctgtttgtGGCTTTTAAAACACTAATAGTGACGATCAATTCATCTAATCCATGAATCAGTTTATTAACTCTGGTGTTttatttgagcaaaaacaactttctgttggtttttgaTGGAAAAACACTAATCGTGAAAATGTCATCTTTATATTGGAGTTtgtataaaataagaaatatttcaaaactttaatttacagATGGACTTTATTGTCCGTTTAATGAACAGAAATTCATATTTCAACACAGCAGAACacattaaaattcaattaataCAATGCttaagataaaataattaaaatgacttatttttggAGCAAAACATTCATAAACTGAATCACAgaatcagtttttaaaacagttttttctcttaaatccGTTTCTCAGTTATCAAAGAATGTTTTAgaatatttaagttaaaatgttttttgtaaatgtctTAGTAGAATATTTAAGGATCATCTGTTGCTGGTTGAGCTGCTCTTTCTTCTAGCATGAAAAGTAAAGTTTGTCTTTGCTTTAAGTGAATAATGAAAGCGTGGAGGTCGTcgtgggcggagtcagcagcGTTCATGTGTTTTCCTGACAGATGTCCTCACAGCCTTTGTTCTTTGATAAAGGTGCGAGTGAAGCCTCGCGTCGTCAGAATTGATCTCTGATCACTCCGGAGCAGCAGTTAGGCCTGATTAGAAGCACTTAGCTTGATTGAGGAATTGATAAGTGGGTTTGGGTCGATGCTGGAGCGTTCTGCTCCGTCAGCTGGGGTCCCCGGTTTATCTCAAACACCGGCGGTCCTGCTCCTCCTGAGTCGGCGCTTTTCTCCGGCCGTCTTTCAGGCGCGTGAAGCTCTTTCAGCTTTAGTGGTGTCGGGTCTGACTGACGTGGGCTGTCTTCATCCTGCAGGACATCGACTGGGTCCAAACAGAGAAGCACGTCTTCGAGCAGGCCTCCAACCATCCCTTCCTGGTCGGCCTCCACTCCTGCTTCCAGACGGAGAGCAGGTGAGACGCTTTTCTGGTCTGAGCCTCAGGTGAGAGGAAGACGAGGACGCTCTCCAGTCACTCCAAACTGGGATTTATTTACTTCGACTTTTGCAGAATGAGCTTGATTGTTGTTTTAACACATCAGGTCAAAGTCTCTGTTATCTTCTGAGGAAATCCTGCTCTGATGAAACTGTAAAATTGCTTTAGGGGTTGTGCATCCATCACATCAAATCAATTTAGTAAATAATCAAATCtataactttaattttctttgaccTTTAAATGACCTTCCTCCAGCGATCGTTTCCTCTGTAGAGACGTTTCTCAACCTGAAGATCTGAGGACGTTTGGAGCTTTTCAGCTTTATAatgtgagggggcggggcttatgGGAAGATTTtggcagattaaaaaaaagaaaaaatcccgGACATCATTTCTCTCTTTAATGGATCTTCAGGTTCAGCCTGAATCTGAATCTTTgggcctaaaactcagtttttggatacttttgaatttaaatctgtattttcagtttgaaagacTGATTACGTATTTGGTcttattttaatcagcacaacgtctcctatgtgacactacctttacttagtcatttttccatcttATATTCACgaactagacataaaatcacacaaaaacagaacatttcatctgtaaaaatgggattatttttgctgtggaaaccctaaaaatgtttaacagtttttacaacatggaatgaaagttttaggtttaatttcataaaaccaacaaaaatcaattcaacatatttttaaatgaaaatagaaacaaatCCAGGTGAAATTCACCGATTTCTGTGGGCCAGATGTATTTGTGTTGATGGAGGAACATctcagacctcacagctccatgatggAACGTCTCTGATGTGGATTCAGCTTCCAGCCGCTCAAACATTGGATTTCTCTCCTCTGAGCTCCGCGGTCCTTGAATTCTCTCTTAAATTTTCctaattgtgtttgtgaaaaataaaatcattggGGAAGTTTGATTTATCTGGATTTCAGGTGGACTTGGCTGGAAGCTTCTCTCAGGTTGGGGGCGTGTCTCCACTCTGAACGTCTCGCCTCATATCAGCTGTGAACCacagagtttctgcaattttcATCCTACGCCGGTGCTCGTTGCTGTAGAATATTTATGCTGGTCTCCATCCTAGAATAAATAAAGATCTGTTTCTccgttgttggatttctaatagcagacagccccgtttggctccgcccaccacagcAGGTTTTCTGCTCTGTTTTCCGGTGAATCGACGTTCATCTtcttatttattgaaataaactattgcttttgtccaaaaactacaaataaatcttATTCTCTCTTTAATCTAATAACATGTAAGTCACAGAATCTTCAGATACGTTTATTTTAAACCGTTTTTTTACTCCTGAGAGCGTCCgtcggttccagagggttaaaagTCTCTAAACTACAAATCCTGTCAGTTCAGCAGCTGTTCTCGATAACTGTCGTTGTTTGAAGCTTCAGAGAAACTAAACAGATGAAGCCAGAGGATGTCCGTGTTCCTCTCCTGCCGCTGGCTGCGGTCCCATCAGAACTTGAAGTCTCTTCTGTCTGCAGGCTCTTCTTTGTTATTGAATATGTGAACGGAGGAGATCTGATGTTCCACATGCAGAGGCAAAGGAAGCTCCCGGAGGAACACGCCCGGTAAGGCCCGTCTCTCTGGAGCCATCAGAACCTCCTCACAGGGACTGACTGACGCTGTCCGGTCCGGTCAGGTTCTACTCCGCAGAGATCAGTCTGGCGCTGAACTACCTGCACGAGCGAGGCATCATCTACCGGGACCTGAAGCTGGACAACGTGCTGCTGGACTCGGAGGGACACATCAAGCTCACCGACTACGGCATGTGCAAGGTGGGTCCAGCCGGAACCACCACCCCCCCCGGGGGGGCGGACATGTGACAGGAAGTCAGAGCTGATGCTgtgttctcctgcaggaggGGCTGAGGCCAGGAGACACCACCAGCACCTTCTGTGGTACCCCCAACTACATCGCCCCGGAGATCCTGCGAGGAGAAGATTACGGTGAGTTTGGATTCTGCAGCTAACGGGGGGGGGGCGATATGGGGGGGGGCGGTATGGGCAGACCGACACTATGCAGCTATTCTGGGCCCAAAAGTACTTAAAACCCTATTGAAGAAAATActagtgtttggccaaaaaaacgtaaaatgtccaaaacttttagctattctaaaataaatgtcattattttcagcttcaaatgttctgtttttaggttaaaaaactcaaaatttcagtttcaaaat
This genomic window contains:
- the prkci gene encoding protein kinase C iota type, producing the protein MMPTLRDSTMSHPGENSHQVRVKAYYKGDIMITHFEPSISYEGLSGEVRDMCSIENDQLFTMKWIDEEGDPCTVSSQLELEEALRLYELNKDSELIIHVFPCVPDKPGMACAGEDKSIYRRGARRWRKLYYANGHVFQAKRFNRRAHCAICTDRIWGLGRQGYKCINCKLLVHKKCHKLVTMECGRPVMQDTLMPGPPSGPLEPADHQGSQHKDSRESLEDYVEEKEARSSRDTGKSPSSLGLADFDLLRVIGRGSYAKVLLVQLKKTERIYAMKVVKKELVNDDEDIDWVQTEKHVFEQASNHPFLVGLHSCFQTESRLFFVIEYVNGGDLMFHMQRQRKLPEEHARFYSAEISLALNYLHERGIIYRDLKLDNVLLDSEGHIKLTDYGMCKEGLRPGDTTSTFCGTPNYIAPEILRGEDYGFSVDWWALGVLMFEMMAGRSPFDIVGSSDNPDQNTEDYLFQVILNKQIRIPRSLSVKAASVLKGFLNKDPKERLGCHPQTGFADITGHPFFRNVDWDLLQQKQVVPPFKPNISGEFGLDNFDAQFTNEPIQLTPDDEDVVKKIDQSEFEGFEYINPLLMSAEECV